A stretch of DNA from Planctomycetaceae bacterium:
CTGGACGTTCTACATCGCGCGGCTCAAAGACAGCATGGTCGCCCTGGCGGAGCGGCCGCGGACGATCGAGATCATCGAGCCGCAAGGCCCCTATGGCGCGGGCAAGACCGACGACAAGCCCTACCTGCACAAGCGCGGCGGGATCTACTACCTCTCGTGGGGCTGCTACTACGGGATGTCGGAGAACCTCTACGGCCCCTACCGCTGCTGCGGCTCGATCGTCCTGGAGGAGAACGTCGAGCCGGAAATGCGATACAAGAGCCACGGCCTGACCTACGACCGCCACGGTTCGTTCTTCCAGTGGCGCGGGCAGTGGTACTTCATCTGCAACGACATGAGCCGCATCGGCAACCCCGTCTTCCGCGACTCGTGCCTGTGCTACGTGAATTACCGCCCGGACGGCAGCATCGAGCCGGTCAAGATCACGGCGGCCGGCGTGACCCTGCCGCCGCCATAGCGGCCCGGCGGAGAACTCAAATGACAAGGTACCGCAAAACGCGTCGCCCGGGCGCAGCGCCCTCGTGGATCAAGTACGCAATCTGGGCGCTGGTGGTGATCGCAGCGGTGGCATTTCTGATAATCCTTCAGATCCGACTGATACACCGGTAGTAAATCGCGATGCGAATTTGAACTTGATCGTGGAAGAGGCGGCCTGGTCCGGGTGTTTCACCGCGGAGATCGCAGAGGTGTTTCGAATGAAAAACAATTGTGGAAGTTCATATTAACGCCGACCGCGACGTTAGATGGTCTTGTTTTGAGCCCCTTGCTTCTCTGCGTACTCTGCGGTCGCTGCGGTTCATGCAGTTATCGGCCTAGAATGTCGCGCTGCCGGGGACGGGGGCTCGGCGGCTGCAAGGAATTGATGCGGACGACCTCCGCGCGTGCCGGCGCGTGCCGACATGTCACCACAATAAAGGAGCCCGAAATGAACAAGACTCTCCTGCTGGCCGTCCTGGCGGCCGTTGCTTTGGCGTTGGGCGTGGCGGCCACCGCCCAGACGTCGCTGCCGCCCAGTGAGGGGCAGACGTCCTTCAACCCCACGCGCATCCAGTGGTTGGCGATGGTGCTCAACGCCAAGAGCCGCCCGCCGGCCAGCACCACGCCGGGGTTCCTGCTCTATTTCCACCCCGACTCCAAGGCCAACACCGTCCTGATCCACGTGCTGTATTCCAGCACGGCCGATCGCAGCCGGATGCAGACGGCGGTGAACAACGCCCGCAACGCCGCCAACGGCGAGATCCACGGATTCGCCTGGCAAGGCTGGGCGAAGGTCAAGGAAAACTACGTGCAGGCCAAGTGACCGTCCCGCGTCGCATGGTTGTGTGGCATGGCCGTCTCGGCCATGCGTCGCTGTGTGGCATGGCCGTCTCGGCCATGCGTCCGGGAGCATGGGCGGGACGCCCATGCCACAAGGCGGTCCTTGACCGGGCGGGCTTCAGGGGGGACAATGCCGCTCTTATAGTCATGGCAACGCAACGTACACGAAAACCCTGGATGCTGGTGGCGGCGGGACTGGCCTGGCTGGTGCCCGGGGCCGGGCACGTCTACATCGGTCGGCCGGTCCGCGGGGCGATCATCTTCATCATCATCGCCGCGACGTTCTGGGCGGGCGTGGGCATCGGCGGGGTGATGACCGTCGACCCGCGCGAGCAGCGATGGTGGTTCATCGCCCAGATGTTCACCGGCGGGCACGGACTCATCGGCTGGCGCCGCAGCCGCGCACTCGACGACGAAATCGCCCAGCGCACGCACGATAAGGCCGTCGAGAAGTTCCAGGCGAACCAGCGCAACTTCGACCCCAACCGCTACGTCGCCAGTGCGGCGGCCCGAGCGGAAACCCTGAAAGAAATGGGCCTGGCCCTGCCGCCGCAGGTGGCCAACGTCGCGCAGTCGTACGCGGGCATTGCCGGGCTGCTGAACCTGCTGTGCATCTTTGACGCGCTGGTTCTGGCGGCCGCCGGCATCAGCGGCGAACCGCGCCGCCAGGACGCCCCGGAGACGGCGACATGATGGCCGCCCTGTTCTACAATCCGGTGGATCTGCCCTGGGGCCTGCATGTCTGGCTGATGCTGCCGCTGTGCCTGGCGGTGGCGATCATCTACAAGACCATCCGCGTCAAGCACCTGAGGCAGCTTCCGCTGGCGGTGGTGGGCCTGGTCTGCTACATCGTCCTTGGATTGGCCGCCCTGGGCGCCGCGCTGGCCGCCCTGCACGCCTGGTGGCCGTAACCGCCGCCGGTAGATTAAGCCGCAGAGGTCGCTGAGGACGCTGAGGATGTGAAGAGACAAAACAACTTCTTCCCTCTGCGACCTCAGCGACCTCAGCGGCTAATTTGGCCCCCCGGATCAATCGTCGTGCCACCTGATTGACGAGAAAGGCGGAGCTTTTTCGTCCTCACCGCCGCGGCGGCCGTAGTAATTGCCAGATTCATTCCCGAGCCTGCCTATAGTGTCAGCAGACGACCTATTATGAATTAAGGCCGAGGCGTATGAGATACGACCGAATCATCATGGACATCCAGGCCCAGGATGATTTTTTGAGTTCCTCGGGCGCCTGCTATCTGCCGCCGGCGGCGGTAGCCCGGCGAAACATCTCGGCGCTGTTCCGCTGGGCCCGCCAGGACGAAATTCCCGTCATCAGCACGGTGCTGCGGGTGCATCCGCACCGGATCGGCCCGATGGCCGACGTGCCCCACTGCGTCGACGGCACGGCCGGGGAAGAAAAGATCGCCGAGAGCATCCTGCCGCGGCGGATTAACTTCGGCCTGCGAAATACCACCGATCTGCCCGACAACGTTTTGGAGAAGTACCAGCAGGTCATTTTCGAGATGCGGTTCACCGACATTTTCAAGCACGAGCGAGCCGAGCGGCTGTTGACGGAACTCAACGTCGGCACGTTTATCTTGTGCGGGGCCGGGCTGTCGCAGGGGATCCAGCAGGCGGCAGTGGGGTTGCGGTCGCGCGGGTTCGCCGTGGTGCTCGCTCGCGACGCGGTGGTGGCGCTGCCGGGCCCGGGGCTGGAGATGGCCCTCAAGCAGATCCAGGCCAAAGGCGTGATCTTCGCCCCGACGTCGGAGATCGTCCTCACCCACCCGGTCCGCCGCCGGCAGAGCCTGCGACTGCAGCCGCAGAAATAGCCCGCGACCGATTGCGGATTTGTGATTTCGGATTGCGGATTATTGCTGCATGTCACGCTGCGCATGGCGACACGCGTTGTTCAGCGGGTCGCCATGGGGTGTGCGCGATCATGGCGACCCACGAGAAACAGAAACGTGTGTCGCCATGCCACCCATGCTCACAAACCTCTGCGGGCTCGGCGATCTCCGCGGTGAAATAACCGTCACACGTCGAGGTTTTTCACGGTCGTGGCGTTGGCCTCGATGAAGTTCCGCCGCAGCTCGACGTTTTCGCCCATCAGCAGGGTGATCATGCGCTCGGCCTCTTCGGCTTCCAGGTCCGTCACGCGGCGCAGGACGCGGCGCTCGGGGTCCATGGTGGTTTCCCACAGCTCGTCGGCGTTCATCTCGCCCAGGCCTTTGAAGCGTTTGATCTCGGTGCCCTTGCGGCCGAGTTCCTGGATCCCGTCGGGGATCTCCGAGATGTTCTCCAGCTCGTGCGGCCCGTCCTCGTTGACGAGGATGAACTTGGCCGGGGGCATCTCGCCGGTGATCATTTCCACGCGGCGCGTGAAGTAGTCGGCCATATCCAGCCCGCGCAGCTCCAGGGCCTCGATGACGCTTTCGATAGACTTGACCTCGTGCAGCTCGGCGCGCTTCTGGATGGGCGAGGCCTCGGGTTTGGCCGCTCCATTGCCGTTGCCGTTTTCGTCCAGCACGCTGACCTTGTGCTTTTCGAGCAGGCCTTCGTATTCCTCGAGGCTGTAGCAGAAGACGCTCTGACCGTCGATGAGCAGCCAGTGGGACGGGAGCTTTCGCCCCTTGCGGTTGGCCAGCAGTTCGGCCAGCGTCAGCCCGCGGCGGCGGAGGATGCGGCCCTTGTCGGCAAGGTCTTCCAGCAGGCGGATGAGTTCGGCCAGCGCGGCGCCTTTGAACTCGGCGGCGAGTTTGGTTTTGCGTCCCGACACGTCGCGCACTTCCAGGGTCGTGCCGTCGAGGCCCCACTCGTTCAGCGTGCGGCGCATCTCGACTTCTTCGAGCACGTACTTCTTGAGCTTCTTTCGCGTGATCAGGTACAGCGGCGCCTGGGCGATGTAGATGCGGTTCTCGCTGACCAGCGGGCGCATGTAGCGGAAAAAGAACGTCAGCAGCAGCGCCCGGATGTGGCTGCCGTCGACGTCGGCGTCGGTCATGATGATGACCTTGCCGTAACGCAGCTTGCTGAGGTCGAACTCGTCGACCCCGATCCCGCACCCGATCGCCGAAATGATGAACTGGATTTCAGCGTAGTTCAGGATGCGGTCCAGGCGGGCCTTCTCGACGTTGAGGATCTTGCCCCGCAGGGGCAGGATCGCCTGGTGGGCGCTGTTGCGGCCTTGCTTGGCCGGCCCGCCGGCCGAATCGCCCTCGACCAGGAACAGCTCGGTGCTCTCGGTGTCTTTGCTGCGGCAGTCGGCGAGTTTGCCCGGCAGCGAGCCGCTGGACAGGGCGCCCTTGCGGCGCGTCAGGTCGCGGGCCTTGCGGGCGGCCTCGCGGGCCTGCATCGCCTGCAGGCCCTTGCGGACGATGTGCTTGGCCTCGGCGGGGTGTTCCTCGAGCCAGCTTGCCAGCAGTTCGTTGACGGCCTGGGTGACGAAGCCCTCGACCTCGCTGTTGCCCAGCTTGGTCTTGGTCTGCCCTTCGAACTGCGGGTCAGGCACCTTGACCGAGACGATGGCCGTGAGCCCCTCGCGCAGGTCGTCGCCGACGGGGGTGGATTCGTTCTTGAGCAGCTTGGCGTTCTTGGCGTAGGCGTTGACGGTGCGCGTCAGGGCCGAGCGGAACCCCGACAGGTGCGTGCCGCCCTCGAGGGTATTGATGTTATTGGCGAAGGAGAAGACCGTTTCGCTGTAACCGTCGTTGTACTGGACGACCGCGTCGAGCGTCAGGCGCGTGTCGGGGTCTTCCTTGTGGATCTCGATCGGGCGCGTCAGGGGGACCTTGCCCTCGTTGAGGTGCTTGATGAACGCCACCAGCCCCTGCTTGAACTGGAAGACTTCCTCTTCCTTGTCGCTGCGCTCGTCTTTGAAGCGGATGCACACGCCCTCGTTGAGAAACGCCAGCTCGCGCAGGCGCGTGGCCAACTGCTCGTGGCGGAAGTTGATCTCGGGAAAGATCTGGCTGTCGGGCAGGAACGTCACCTTCGTGCCGCTGCGTTTGCGCTGGCCGATCTCGCGGATGTCGCCGGCCTTGGCCCCGCGCTCGAACTTCATCGCGTAGACCTTGCCGCCGCGGCAGACCTCGACCTCCAGCCACTCCGACAGCGCGTTGACCACCGAGGCCCCGACCCCGTGCAGACCGCCGGAAACCTTGTACGCCCCGTGGTCGAACTTGCCGCCGGCGTGCAACTGGCAGAACACCACCTCGAGCGTCGAGATCTTCTCCGTCGGGTGCATCCCGACGGGAATGCCTTCCCCGTCGTCGGTCACCGTGACCGATTCATCCGGATGCACCGTCACGGCGATGTTGCTGCACCGCCCGGCCATCGCCTCGTCAATCGCGTTGTCGACGATTTCCCAGACGAGATGGTGCAAGCCCCGCAGCGTCGTGTCGCCGATATACATGCCCGGACGTTTCCGCACGGCTTCCATGCCGTGCAGCACCTTGATCTGGCTTTCGTCGTACGTCGTCGGCGCTGATGTTTCGCTTGTCGCGGCCTCGTCCTTGGCCA
This window harbors:
- a CDS encoding family 43 glycosylhydrolase; translated protein: MSMLSGNPILPGVGVCDPHVRIYDGRAYLYATHDKSPDNTSFVMDDWWIWSSPDLVRWTHECSIRPEQTYYGRPDSSCWAVDAIARGGRHYFYFSRGPAEIGVVEADTPVGPWRDPLQAPLIADGAVAPDSRDPGLFLDDDGEAYIVFGTWTFYIARLKDSMVALAERPRTIEIIEPQGPYGAGKTDDKPYLHKRGGIYYLSWGCYYGMSENLYGPYRCCGSIVLEENVEPEMRYKSHGLTYDRHGSFFQWRGQWYFICNDMSRIGNPVFRDSCLCYVNYRPDGSIEPVKITAAGVTLPPP
- a CDS encoding DUF6677 family protein; translation: MATQRTRKPWMLVAAGLAWLVPGAGHVYIGRPVRGAIIFIIIAATFWAGVGIGGVMTVDPREQRWWFIAQMFTGGHGLIGWRRSRALDDEIAQRTHDKAVEKFQANQRNFDPNRYVASAAARAETLKEMGLALPPQVANVAQSYAGIAGLLNLLCIFDALVLAAAGISGEPRRQDAPETAT
- a CDS encoding isochorismatase family protein, whose product is MRYDRIIMDIQAQDDFLSSSGACYLPPAAVARRNISALFRWARQDEIPVISTVLRVHPHRIGPMADVPHCVDGTAGEEKIAESILPRRINFGLRNTTDLPDNVLEKYQQVIFEMRFTDIFKHERAERLLTELNVGTFILCGAGLSQGIQQAAVGLRSRGFAVVLARDAVVALPGPGLEMALKQIQAKGVIFAPTSEIVLTHPVRRRQSLRLQPQK
- the gyrB gene encoding DNA topoisomerase (ATP-hydrolyzing) subunit B, with protein sequence MAKDEAATSETSAPTTYDESQIKVLHGMEAVRKRPGMYIGDTTLRGLHHLVWEIVDNAIDEAMAGRCSNIAVTVHPDESVTVTDDGEGIPVGMHPTEKISTLEVVFCQLHAGGKFDHGAYKVSGGLHGVGASVVNALSEWLEVEVCRGGKVYAMKFERGAKAGDIREIGQRKRSGTKVTFLPDSQIFPEINFRHEQLATRLRELAFLNEGVCIRFKDERSDKEEEVFQFKQGLVAFIKHLNEGKVPLTRPIEIHKEDPDTRLTLDAVVQYNDGYSETVFSFANNINTLEGGTHLSGFRSALTRTVNAYAKNAKLLKNESTPVGDDLREGLTAIVSVKVPDPQFEGQTKTKLGNSEVEGFVTQAVNELLASWLEEHPAEAKHIVRKGLQAMQAREAARKARDLTRRKGALSSGSLPGKLADCRSKDTESTELFLVEGDSAGGPAKQGRNSAHQAILPLRGKILNVEKARLDRILNYAEIQFIISAIGCGIGVDEFDLSKLRYGKVIIMTDADVDGSHIRALLLTFFFRYMRPLVSENRIYIAQAPLYLITRKKLKKYVLEEVEMRRTLNEWGLDGTTLEVRDVSGRKTKLAAEFKGAALAELIRLLEDLADKGRILRRRGLTLAELLANRKGRKLPSHWLLIDGQSVFCYSLEEYEGLLEKHKVSVLDENGNGNGAAKPEASPIQKRAELHEVKSIESVIEALELRGLDMADYFTRRVEMITGEMPPAKFILVNEDGPHELENISEIPDGIQELGRKGTEIKRFKGLGEMNADELWETTMDPERRVLRRVTDLEAEEAERMITLLMGENVELRRNFIEANATTVKNLDV